TCTGCGTTGGCGCAGCCTCGCTTCTCGTGTCTTTTTACCAGCAGAGGCGTCGCTGTGTTCCCGACAATAATTGAGATTGCGCCCTTCATCCTTTTCGGCTTCAAGCTTGGCCCCTTCGCGCTGCACACCTACGGCCTCTTTGTCGCGGCAGGGTTTCTGCTGGGCATTGCCTGGTCCATGCGCGAAGCGCGGGCCAGGGGCCTTTCTCCCGACACGGTCTCCGACCTCGGCTTCTACATCATCCTCGGAGCCATCCTCGGCGCGCGCGCTCTTTATGTGCTGATCAACCCGACCTACTTCTGGAACAACCCCCAGGAAATCCTGATGTTCTGGAAAGGCGGGCTGGTCTTTTCCGGCGGCGCCATCATGGCCACACTTTTCGCCCTGGCCTTTCTACGCATCAGGAAAGAGAACCCCTGGCTGTGGATGGACGTACTGGCTCCGGGTATCGGCCTGGGCGAAGCAGTGGGCCGCATCGGATGTCTGGCCGCGGGATGCTGTTACGGAGCGGTCTGCGACCTGCCCTGGGCCATCACCTTCTTTGACCCTGAGTCTCTGGCTCCGCTACACGTGCCGCTGCATCCCACCCAACTCTATCACAGCCTCGCGGGCCTGATCTGTTTTGCCGTGACCCTGGTCCTCAAATCAAAGACACAAGGCACGGGCCAGCTCATGGGCATTTTCCTGGCTCTTTTCGGAACGTTCCGGTTTGTCATCGAACTCTTCCGCGCAGACTATCGCGGAGATTTCGGCCCCATCAGCGTGACCCAGATCATCGCCCTTTGCGGCGTAGGCCTGGGACTTTTCATCATCCAGCACAGGAGAGGCCATGTTCGTTAGCATTCCCCCGGACAAACTCGTTTACGCGCTCCCGCTCTTGATTTTGCCCAT
This DNA window, taken from Desulfomicrobium sp. ZS1, encodes the following:
- the lgt gene encoding prolipoprotein diacylglyceryl transferase; the protein is MFPTIIEIAPFILFGFKLGPFALHTYGLFVAAGFLLGIAWSMREARARGLSPDTVSDLGFYIILGAILGARALYVLINPTYFWNNPQEILMFWKGGLVFSGGAIMATLFALAFLRIRKENPWLWMDVLAPGIGLGEAVGRIGCLAAGCCYGAVCDLPWAITFFDPESLAPLHVPLHPTQLYHSLAGLICFAVTLVLKSKTQGTGQLMGIFLALFGTFRFVIELFRADYRGDFGPISVTQIIALCGVGLGLFIIQHRRGHVR